The following coding sequences lie in one Synechococcus sp. PCC 7336 genomic window:
- a CDS encoding ABC transporter substrate-binding protein: MLNRWLQRAIAWQNHWRESLSVKLGRALLCCLAMGAIAACSANSAAIERPYLLLSDFGDPQTFNYYLSSDAPSRTVLGPTLSGLTRLDEDTLDWAPELAEGWEIFDGGLRIVFTLRPGLLWSDGEPLTIEDFRFTFEDIIFNEKIPTSSRDVLRSGESQALPEVRVVGDRQIEFTLPEPFAPFFGVVGTPVMPKHLLADSIAATDEAGNPEFNQLWSIDTPVDILPSSGPYRLTRYTPNQRVELEPNPHYYKRGEGGETLPKIPRLVRQIVASQDNQLLQFRSGSLDTFAVRGSDFQLLKQEEDSGKFTIYNLGQTLNNSFFCFNQSTGTNPETGEPIVDPIESAWFTDVNFRRAVSYAVNRQAWIDSVLRGLGQSQISPISPASPFHFSPAEGLPVYEYNPDRAKQLLLAAGYTYDGNDRLRDRSGNLVRFTLNTNVGNSDREAIGALIKHDLDQIGIEVDFVPIEFATLVNKLNATYDWEAVMLSFGGGGIEPNSGANIWRTTGQLHIWNPAGSPGREIRDRQIAAWEREIDDIFSAGTRELDFEKRKQLYNRFQAIVQEQLPLIGTVNPLALTAIRDRVIDADPRPILGNLWNLEHLDIIP; the protein is encoded by the coding sequence ATGCTAAACCGCTGGCTGCAACGGGCGATCGCCTGGCAAAACCACTGGCGAGAGAGCCTCTCAGTCAAGCTAGGCCGAGCTCTACTGTGCTGTTTGGCAATGGGGGCGATCGCCGCCTGCAGTGCCAATTCTGCCGCGATCGAGCGACCCTATCTACTGCTATCCGATTTTGGCGATCCTCAAACCTTCAACTATTACTTGTCCAGCGATGCCCCCAGCAGAACCGTCTTGGGGCCAACCCTCAGCGGGCTGACCAGATTGGATGAAGACACGCTAGACTGGGCTCCCGAACTGGCGGAAGGATGGGAGATTTTTGATGGGGGATTGCGTATTGTATTTACGTTGCGTCCCGGTTTGCTCTGGTCGGACGGCGAGCCGCTGACAATTGAAGATTTTCGGTTCACCTTCGAAGACATCATCTTCAACGAAAAAATTCCCACTTCTAGCCGCGATGTTCTGCGCAGCGGCGAGAGTCAAGCACTGCCCGAAGTCAGAGTGGTGGGCGATCGCCAAATCGAGTTCACCCTCCCCGAACCGTTTGCGCCCTTCTTTGGAGTGGTGGGAACTCCCGTCATGCCCAAACACCTCTTGGCCGACAGTATTGCTGCAACCGATGAAGCGGGGAACCCCGAGTTCAACCAACTCTGGAGCATCGACACCCCCGTCGATATTCTGCCCAGTAGCGGTCCTTATCGACTGACCCGCTACACCCCCAACCAGAGGGTAGAGCTGGAGCCCAACCCACACTATTACAAGCGGGGAGAGGGGGGAGAAACACTGCCCAAAATTCCGCGTCTGGTGCGGCAGATTGTGGCATCCCAAGATAATCAACTGCTGCAGTTTCGCTCTGGCAGTCTCGATACCTTTGCGGTGCGAGGGAGCGATTTTCAATTGCTCAAGCAGGAAGAAGACAGTGGCAAATTTACGATTTATAACTTGGGGCAGACCCTCAATAACAGCTTCTTCTGTTTCAACCAATCCACAGGAACCAATCCTGAAACGGGCGAGCCCATTGTGGATCCCATCGAGTCGGCTTGGTTTACCGATGTCAACTTCCGTCGAGCGGTCTCCTATGCGGTCAATCGTCAGGCTTGGATCGACAGCGTACTGAGGGGGCTGGGCCAGTCCCAAATTTCTCCCATCTCCCCCGCCAGTCCATTTCATTTCAGTCCTGCAGAAGGGCTGCCCGTTTACGAGTACAATCCCGATCGCGCCAAGCAACTGCTGCTGGCGGCAGGCTACACCTACGACGGCAACGACCGCCTGCGGGACCGGTCGGGCAATTTGGTCCGGTTTACGCTCAATACCAATGTGGGCAATAGCGATCGCGAGGCGATCGGTGCATTAATCAAGCATGACTTAGACCAGATTGGTATCGAGGTCGATTTTGTCCCGATCGAGTTCGCCACGCTCGTGAACAAACTCAACGCCACTTACGATTGGGAGGCCGTTATGCTGAGTTTTGGGGGGGGCGGGATCGAACCCAATAGCGGAGCGAATATCTGGCGCACCACCGGTCAGTTACATATCTGGAATCCGGCCGGTTCGCCAGGGCGAGAAATTCGCGATCGCCAGATTGCCGCTTGGGAACGGGAAATCGACGACATTTTTAGTGCCGGGACTCGCGAACTGGATTTCGAAAAACGCAAGCAGCTCTACAATCGCTTTCAGGCTATCGTGCAAGAGCAATTGCCTTTGATCGGCACCGTCAACCCCCTTGCCCTCACTGCCATCCGCGATCGCGTTATTGATGCCGATCCCCGTCCCATTTTGGGGAATTTGTGGAATCTAGAACATCTGGACATCATTCCTTAG
- the urtA gene encoding urea ABC transporter substrate-binding protein, producing the protein MSIKFNRRQFLKAGAAVTAGAAAGAIGPQILIRKSLPAYAQGETVKIGILHSLSGTMAISEVSIKDVCVMAAEEINAAGGVLGKQIEYIIEDGASDWPTFAEKAQKLIEVDNVATVFGCWTSASRKAVLPVFERLNHLLWYPVQYEGNECSKNILYTPAVPNQQTKPALRYMVEKLGVKRVYLEASDYVYPRTANQIAKAQIAELQAEGFDIELAGENYQPLGHQDYATAVTKIVASGADGVLNTINGDSNVGFFKQYTAQGLTAEICPVMSSSLSEDDVRGIGAENVVGQYAVWNYFQTQDRPQNKEFVAAFQAKYGQDRVTGDPIEKGYVGVNMWKLACEKAGTFDIEAVLKAVVGVSFDAPGGTHTMQPNHHTTKPVLVGRHRADGQFDILEDLGYVDPRTWDPLIAGSKYCDWVENPEVGTVEA; encoded by the coding sequence GTGTCCATTAAATTTAATCGCCGTCAATTTTTAAAAGCTGGTGCAGCGGTGACGGCTGGAGCTGCTGCAGGGGCGATCGGTCCCCAAATTTTGATTCGGAAGTCTCTCCCCGCCTATGCGCAGGGAGAGACTGTGAAGATCGGAATTCTTCATTCCCTGAGCGGCACTATGGCCATCAGCGAAGTCTCCATTAAAGACGTTTGTGTCATGGCAGCAGAAGAAATCAACGCTGCTGGAGGCGTTCTGGGCAAGCAGATTGAGTACATCATCGAAGACGGCGCTTCAGATTGGCCCACATTTGCCGAGAAAGCTCAAAAGCTGATCGAGGTTGACAACGTGGCCACCGTGTTTGGTTGCTGGACCTCTGCCAGCCGCAAAGCCGTGCTGCCGGTATTCGAGCGTCTCAATCACTTGCTCTGGTACCCGGTGCAGTACGAAGGCAACGAATGCTCTAAGAACATTCTCTATACCCCTGCCGTTCCCAATCAGCAGACGAAGCCCGCACTGCGCTACATGGTGGAAAAACTGGGGGTGAAGAGGGTTTATCTGGAAGCCTCTGACTACGTTTATCCCCGTACTGCCAACCAGATTGCCAAAGCCCAGATCGCAGAGTTGCAGGCAGAAGGTTTTGACATCGAGCTAGCGGGTGAAAACTATCAGCCCTTAGGACATCAAGACTACGCTACGGCTGTAACCAAGATTGTGGCTTCGGGCGCAGATGGCGTGCTGAACACCATTAACGGCGACAGCAACGTGGGCTTCTTCAAGCAGTACACAGCTCAAGGGCTCACCGCCGAGATCTGTCCGGTGATGTCCTCCAGCCTGTCCGAGGACGACGTGCGCGGTATCGGCGCTGAGAACGTGGTGGGTCAGTACGCGGTCTGGAACTATTTCCAAACTCAAGACAGACCTCAGAACAAGGAATTTGTGGCAGCCTTTCAGGCCAAGTACGGTCAGGATCGCGTTACGGGCGATCCGATTGAGAAGGGATATGTCGGTGTCAATATGTGGAAGCTGGCCTGCGAAAAGGCAGGTACTTTCGATATCGAAGCAGTGCTCAAAGCTGTGGTGGGCGTATCCTTTGACGCCCCTGGCGGCACCCACACCATGCAACCCAACCACCACACCACTAAGCCCGTGCTGGTGGGTCGTCACAGAGCAGACGGTCAGTTCGACATTCTGGAAGATCTGGGCTATGTCGACCCCAGAACCTGGGATCCCCTCATCGCGGGCAGCAAATACTGCGATTGGGTTGAGAACCCCGAGGTCGGGACGGTAGAAGCTTAA
- the urtD gene encoding urea ABC transporter ATP-binding protein UrtD, producing the protein MASDIIRVENVTVSFDGFKAIDDLNFAMKEGELRVVIGPNGAGKTTLCDVITGKLKPAAGKVYFKGKEITNLPEYRIARMGIGRKFQTPRIFLNLTVFENLELSFNRNKGVLSTLFSVRKAEDRDRIYEVLEVCGLEKEADLPAGVLSHGQKQWLEIGMMVAQDPDLLLLDECVAGMTDKETEATGELLEVLAKEHAILAIEHDMVFVRQIARTVTVLHQGMVLCEGNFDEVQNDARVIEVYLGSHKTEAAPV; encoded by the coding sequence ATGGCTAGTGATATTATTCGAGTTGAGAATGTAACGGTTAGTTTTGATGGTTTTAAAGCGATCGACGACTTAAATTTCGCCATGAAGGAGGGGGAGCTGAGGGTGGTGATTGGCCCCAATGGTGCGGGAAAGACGACTTTGTGTGACGTGATTACCGGAAAACTCAAGCCTGCGGCTGGCAAGGTTTATTTCAAGGGTAAAGAGATCACCAATCTGCCAGAGTATAGAATTGCTCGTATGGGGATTGGCAGAAAGTTTCAAACGCCGAGAATATTTCTCAATTTAACTGTGTTTGAGAACCTCGAATTGTCTTTCAATCGCAATAAAGGGGTGCTGTCGACTCTGTTCTCCGTGCGTAAAGCTGAGGATCGCGATCGCATTTACGAGGTGCTCGAGGTTTGCGGTTTAGAAAAAGAGGCCGATCTGCCTGCTGGGGTGCTGTCTCACGGCCAGAAACAGTGGCTGGAAATTGGCATGATGGTGGCTCAAGATCCCGATCTCTTGCTGTTAGACGAGTGTGTGGCCGGCATGACGGACAAAGAGACCGAAGCGACGGGGGAATTGCTCGAGGTATTGGCTAAAGAGCATGCCATTCTGGCGATCGAGCACGATATGGTGTTTGTCCGGCAGATTGCGCGCACTGTGACCGTTCTGCACCAGGGGATGGTGCTGTGTGAAGGTAATTTTGACGAAGTCCAGAACGATGCTCGCGTGATTGAGGTCTATTTGGGTTCCCACAAGACGGAGGCTGCGCCGGTTTAG
- the galE gene encoding UDP-glucose 4-epimerase GalE — translation MQSTILVTGGAGYIGSHVVKLLLREGYDVVAIDNLSNGRRDFVPARNLTVGDIGDRQLLDRLFSEHSIAAVCHLAASIVVGESTAKPGLYYRNNVANTITLLDAMLAAGVKHLVFPSTCAVYGEPTLRPIPEVHPLSPISPYGATKLMVERILQDYGKAHDLQSVTLRFFNAAGADPDGQLGEAHEPETHLIPIAIQTALGQRPYIQINGTDYDTQDGTCIRDYVHVMDLANAFRLALEYLQQENCSQTVNLGNMCGFSVKEVIEMVRRISQTDFDVRLGPRRPGDPPVLVGSSDLAKSVLGWKPHYRQLDTIVRHAWQWHCRQSGVSVPQMARSPQ, via the coding sequence ATGCAGTCCACAATCTTAGTGACGGGCGGTGCGGGATATATCGGCTCTCATGTCGTTAAACTTCTGCTCCGCGAGGGATACGATGTCGTAGCGATCGACAACTTGTCTAACGGTCGTCGCGATTTCGTCCCCGCTCGAAACTTGACAGTTGGCGATATTGGCGATCGACAACTGCTCGATCGCCTCTTTAGCGAACACTCAATTGCTGCTGTCTGCCATCTCGCCGCCTCGATTGTGGTGGGGGAGTCCACCGCCAAACCGGGGCTGTATTACCGCAATAACGTTGCCAACACCATCACTCTCCTAGATGCCATGCTCGCTGCGGGGGTAAAGCACCTAGTATTTCCCTCCACCTGTGCAGTCTATGGCGAGCCCACACTACGCCCCATTCCCGAAGTCCATCCCCTCAGCCCCATCAGCCCCTACGGCGCGACCAAACTGATGGTGGAGCGCATTTTGCAAGATTATGGCAAAGCCCACGACCTGCAGTCCGTCACCTTAAGATTCTTTAATGCTGCTGGGGCAGACCCAGACGGACAGTTGGGCGAAGCCCACGAGCCCGAAACCCATCTCATCCCCATTGCCATCCAAACCGCCCTAGGGCAACGCCCCTACATTCAAATCAACGGCACCGACTACGACACCCAAGACGGCACCTGCATCCGCGATTACGTTCACGTCATGGATTTGGCCAATGCCTTCCGGCTGGCTCTGGAATACCTGCAGCAGGAGAATTGCAGCCAAACGGTCAATCTCGGCAATATGTGCGGGTTCTCGGTCAAGGAAGTTATCGAGATGGTCCGGCGCATTTCTCAAACTGATTTTGACGTGCGCCTCGGTCCCCGCCGTCCCGGCGATCCGCCTGTCTTGGTGGGCAGCTCGGATCTAGCCAAAAGCGTGCTGGGATGGAAACCCCACTATCGTCAGTTGGATACGATCGTGCGTCACGCTTGGCAGTGGCACTGTCGCCAAAGTGGAGTGTCAGTTCCTCAAATGGCGCGATCGCCACAATAG
- a CDS encoding cupin, with product MVTLTERQTATLMVDASGISRPMGKPPTQLRRFPNRRPYRLYRLLSDLDDMVDAVKDDRDRLRIAAVLVRRFIEQADWLGDTLPMPDEEKGWAVHTLYQEPNYPFAIQTVSWLPGQPSPVHNHATWSIVAIIGDETSGRERNYLWRRTDDGSQAGRADLDLAEEQLLYPGDLIGFTPDAIHSVEQVHAEDSWLPTFTFNLYGKPNYSKRYEFDPEQHAVKNF from the coding sequence TTGGTCACACTCACCGAACGACAAACGGCCACCCTAATGGTGGATGCCAGCGGTATCAGCCGTCCTATGGGCAAGCCCCCCACTCAACTGCGCCGCTTTCCCAACCGCCGCCCCTATCGCCTCTACCGCTTGCTGAGCGATTTGGACGATATGGTAGATGCCGTCAAGGACGATCGCGATCGCCTGCGTATTGCTGCGGTATTGGTGCGTCGTTTTATCGAACAGGCCGACTGGCTGGGGGACACCTTGCCAATGCCCGATGAAGAAAAAGGCTGGGCTGTTCACACCCTCTACCAGGAACCGAACTACCCCTTCGCAATTCAAACCGTGTCGTGGTTGCCGGGACAACCGTCCCCCGTCCACAACCATGCCACTTGGAGCATTGTCGCCATTATCGGAGATGAGACCAGCGGGCGAGAGCGGAATTATTTGTGGCGACGCACGGATGATGGCAGTCAGGCCGGTCGTGCCGATCTGGATCTGGCCGAGGAGCAACTCCTCTATCCCGGCGATCTGATTGGCTTTACCCCCGATGCCATCCACAGTGTCGAGCAGGTCCACGCCGAAGACTCGTGGCTGCCCACGTTTACCTTTAACCTCTACGGCAAGCCCAATTACAGCAAGCGCTACGAGTTCGATCCCGAACAGCACGCCGTCAAGAATTTTTAG
- the urtE gene encoding urea ABC transporter ATP-binding subunit UrtE yields the protein MKPLLEVSNFNVYYGESHIIRDLSLKVLPGQAVCLLGRNGMGKTTTLKTIMGLLAQRSGTLTLDGDSISHARPYQRACAGIGYVPQGREIFPRLSVEENLLVGLEASAENVKSIPEFVYDLFPILKDFLKRYGGDLSGGQQQQLAIARALVSNPKVLVLDEPTEGIQPSIIIEIEEAISKIKQERGIAVLLVEQYFQFAQSLADYYYLIENGSLVTEGLTSEMDVAHVQSYLSV from the coding sequence ATGAAGCCTCTACTGGAGGTGAGTAATTTCAATGTTTATTATGGCGAAAGCCATATTATTCGAGATCTATCCCTCAAAGTTTTGCCCGGTCAAGCGGTGTGTCTGTTGGGCCGCAATGGCATGGGTAAGACAACGACCCTCAAAACGATTATGGGTCTGCTCGCACAGAGGAGTGGCACGCTGACGTTAGATGGGGACTCGATATCCCATGCCCGTCCCTATCAACGGGCTTGTGCGGGAATTGGCTACGTGCCTCAAGGACGAGAGATTTTCCCGCGCTTGAGTGTTGAGGAAAATCTCTTGGTTGGATTGGAGGCTTCGGCTGAGAATGTTAAATCGATTCCCGAGTTTGTCTACGATCTGTTTCCGATTTTGAAAGATTTTTTGAAGCGCTATGGAGGAGATTTGAGCGGGGGCCAGCAACAGCAGTTGGCGATCGCCAGAGCGCTAGTGTCCAATCCGAAAGTGCTGGTGCTCGACGAGCCTACCGAAGGAATTCAACCGTCAATTATTATTGAGATTGAGGAAGCCATCTCGAAGATTAAGCAGGAGCGGGGGATCGCTGTTCTATTGGTGGAGCAATACTTTCAATTTGCCCAGAGTCTGGCCGATTATTATTATCTGATTGAGAATGGCAGTCTCGTGACGGAAGGTTTAACGAGTGAGATGGATGTGGCGCACGTTCAATCGTATCTGTCTGTCTGA
- the urtB gene encoding urea ABC transporter permease subunit UrtB gives MLDLMLSHSPIVFAKAELFIVENGFQVLFARKGFFLWTQLFNALSNSSIFLLIGLGLAITFGLMGAINMAHGEFIMLGCYTTYVMQRFILGRIICFNGCGSDPEGITDYSRTFFEAHPMLYDLAYLLTIVGAFVVAGLLGIVLERLVISRLYGRSLDTLMATWGVSLILQQAVRILFGAQNVDVNKPHFLSSQIRIPGTFIVLPYTRIFILVVAVLVLIGLFVFLSQSKFGLRIRAVTQNRAMASCMGIPTTRVDAMTFGIGSGLAGVCGALLTLIGSVGPSTGQNLIVDSFMVVVIGGVGKLIGTLAGATILGFLNTFNESLLNGSLGKAATFAIVIVVLQFKPAGLFPQKGRDVE, from the coding sequence ATGCTCGATCTAATGCTGTCGCACTCCCCCATTGTCTTTGCTAAGGCAGAGCTATTCATTGTTGAAAATGGGTTTCAAGTGCTCTTTGCCCGCAAGGGCTTTTTCCTCTGGACACAGCTTTTTAATGCCCTGAGCAACAGTTCGATTTTTTTGTTGATCGGTTTGGGATTGGCCATCACATTCGGTCTCATGGGCGCGATTAACATGGCCCACGGCGAATTTATCATGCTGGGTTGCTATACCACCTACGTGATGCAGCGCTTTATTTTAGGTCGCATTATTTGCTTCAACGGCTGCGGTAGCGATCCTGAAGGAATTACCGACTATAGCCGCACCTTTTTCGAAGCCCATCCCATGTTGTACGACCTCGCTTATCTGCTCACCATTGTGGGAGCATTTGTGGTCGCTGGATTGCTGGGGATAGTGTTGGAGCGGCTGGTGATTAGCCGACTGTACGGCAGATCCCTCGATACCTTGATGGCCACTTGGGGGGTAAGCCTAATCCTGCAACAAGCTGTTCGCATTCTGTTTGGGGCACAGAATGTTGACGTGAATAAGCCCCACTTCCTCAGCAGCCAAATCAGGATTCCCGGTACGTTTATCGTGTTGCCGTACACGCGAATTTTTATTCTAGTGGTTGCCGTTTTAGTTCTGATTGGACTGTTTGTATTCTTGAGCCAGTCTAAGTTTGGCTTGAGAATTCGCGCTGTAACTCAAAACCGGGCAATGGCTTCCTGCATGGGCATTCCCACCACTCGCGTCGATGCGATGACCTTTGGCATTGGCTCTGGCTTGGCGGGGGTTTGCGGAGCCTTGCTCACGCTGATTGGCTCTGTAGGCCCATCCACCGGTCAGAACTTGATTGTGGACTCGTTTATGGTGGTGGTGATCGGTGGGGTGGGCAAGCTGATTGGCACGCTGGCCGGAGCAACGATTTTGGGCTTCCTCAACACGTTTAACGAGTCGTTACTCAACGGCAGCTTGGGAAAGGCCGCAACGTTTGCCATTGTGATTGTGGTGCTGCAGTTCAAGCCAGCCGGACTCTTTCCCCAGAAGGGTCGCGATGTGGAATGA
- the urtC gene encoding urea ABC transporter permease subunit UrtC: protein MASSQARSFSQKLKSKRLIAEVITIVVLAIVSIFILPNILSEFRLNLLGRWLTFAIVAISIDLIWGYTGMLSLGHAVYFALGGYCLGMHLKLLSPSLTGASNPSGEPIPDFMAFGGLDGLPFWWEPFYSPWFAMAAVVFVPAIVAFILGYLIFRNRIKGVYFAIISQATALVFSVLLVGYLEYTAGTNGLTDFNTFLGADINTPEVREVLYIVTVVFLLVIYVFARWLTSGKFGRLLVAIRDDEFRVRYAGYHVAFYKLAVYMISAVIAAIGGALFVPQVLIINPNQAGIVQSIDFVIWVAVGGRGTLVGAVLGALLVNGMKTALSENLPEVWLLAQGLLLVLIVVFLPKGIAGVLGDWLRRLFFRAPAAKIASSSS from the coding sequence ATGGCATCTAGTCAAGCAAGATCGTTTTCCCAGAAACTCAAATCGAAGCGGCTGATTGCAGAGGTCATCACAATTGTTGTCCTCGCGATCGTGTCAATTTTCATCCTGCCGAATATTTTGAGTGAGTTTCGTTTGAATCTGCTGGGTCGGTGGCTGACGTTTGCGATCGTGGCGATTTCGATCGACCTAATTTGGGGATACACCGGCATGTTGAGTTTGGGACATGCGGTTTATTTTGCTTTAGGGGGCTATTGTCTGGGAATGCACCTCAAGCTCCTGTCCCCCAGCTTGACGGGGGCGAGCAATCCCTCGGGAGAACCTATTCCCGACTTCATGGCCTTTGGCGGATTGGACGGGTTGCCCTTTTGGTGGGAGCCATTTTACAGCCCTTGGTTTGCAATGGCGGCAGTTGTCTTCGTCCCGGCGATTGTGGCCTTCATTTTGGGCTATTTAATCTTTAGAAACCGCATCAAAGGGGTATATTTCGCCATTATTTCCCAGGCCACTGCGTTGGTGTTCAGCGTGCTGCTGGTGGGCTATCTAGAATACACGGCAGGCACTAATGGTCTGACGGATTTCAACACGTTTTTGGGCGCGGATATCAATACTCCTGAGGTTCGAGAGGTTCTCTACATCGTCACCGTGGTTTTTCTGCTGGTGATTTATGTATTTGCCCGCTGGCTCACATCTGGAAAATTTGGCCGCCTACTGGTTGCCATTCGCGACGACGAGTTCCGGGTTAGATATGCGGGCTATCACGTCGCCTTCTATAAGCTGGCGGTATACATGATTTCTGCTGTGATTGCTGCGATTGGTGGTGCTTTATTTGTACCGCAAGTGCTGATCATCAATCCGAATCAAGCCGGAATTGTGCAATCGATTGACTTTGTGATTTGGGTTGCTGTGGGAGGGAGAGGAACGTTAGTGGGTGCGGTTTTAGGCGCACTGCTGGTGAATGGTATGAAGACAGCATTGAGTGAAAATCTGCCCGAGGTTTGGCTGTTGGCTCAGGGGCTCTTGTTGGTTTTAATTGTGGTGTTCTTACCGAAGGGGATTGCAGGGGTGTTGGGAGATTGGCTGCGCAGGCTGTTCTTCAGGGCTCCGGCAGCTAAAATTGCATCATCTTCGAGTTAG
- a CDS encoding Rne/Rng family ribonuclease encodes MSKQIIIGEQHRIAAVFSEDRIQELIVASGHHQVGDVYLGIVENVLPSIDAAFINIGNPERNGFIHVSDLGPIRLKRSSSAITELVTPQQKVLVQVMKEPTGNKGPRLTGNLSFPGRYLVLMPSGRGVNLSSRIRDEEERNRLKSLAILIKPPQMGLMVRTEADGMPEESIIEDLEILKKQWEAIQQEQHATRPPSLLNRDNDFIQRVLRDAFSDEVNRIVTDTPEGVQRVRKHLQNWNKGRMPAGVAIDAHRESTPVFDYYRVNAAIRQALRPRVDLPSGGYIIIEPTEALTVIDVNSGSFTRSATSRETVLWTNCEAATEIAHQMRLRNIAGVIVVDFIDMDSRRDQLQVLEHFNKTLRADKSRPQIAQLSELGLVELTRKRQGQSLYEVFGRPCPTCEGLGLLAHLPGAHPELEQTPFDHSVTNASAVLASSVPDAPAATAGTRVGGDRNGGSRRRSTYSNGGRSATPVPENLYQGGRRGRRSPAAPTRSETPTPTPTPAPTKVIEPPQKSTVEEGADPASSPPAPTPRKARRKLINIEMTPPQQKVYSEMGISPLALLEEPVKTGRDTVVAVSLPGQAPLEIDGFDLDDEVEDRTEAIDLEAGEEVELNPSDEDLSDGDTDPTEEHGSTADRADFPDRGSAGASIESAEPSEASGTEPDSDSSESSLAAEVKPKKQSPAASRRKRSRSSD; translated from the coding sequence ATGTCCAAACAAATTATTATTGGCGAGCAACATCGCATCGCGGCTGTTTTTTCTGAAGATCGCATTCAAGAATTGATTGTTGCCAGCGGACACCATCAAGTAGGGGATGTCTATCTGGGGATTGTGGAAAACGTCTTGCCCAGTATCGATGCTGCCTTTATCAATATTGGCAACCCCGAACGCAACGGATTCATTCACGTCAGCGATCTGGGACCGATTCGGCTCAAACGGAGCAGTTCTGCCATTACCGAATTGGTCACCCCCCAACAGAAGGTGTTGGTGCAGGTGATGAAGGAACCGACGGGGAATAAAGGACCGCGTCTGACTGGCAATCTATCGTTTCCCGGACGCTATCTGGTGCTCATGCCCTCCGGTCGCGGGGTCAATCTATCTTCCAGAATTCGCGACGAAGAAGAACGCAACCGCCTCAAATCCCTCGCCATTTTGATCAAACCGCCTCAAATGGGCTTGATGGTGCGCACTGAAGCAGATGGAATGCCCGAAGAGAGCATCATCGAAGATTTAGAAATTCTCAAGAAACAGTGGGAAGCCATTCAACAGGAACAACATGCCACCCGCCCCCCCAGTTTGCTCAATCGCGATAATGACTTCATTCAGCGGGTTCTGCGGGATGCCTTTAGCGATGAGGTCAATCGCATTGTCACCGATACCCCCGAGGGGGTGCAGCGGGTGCGCAAGCACCTGCAAAACTGGAATAAGGGTCGCATGCCTGCTGGAGTGGCGATCGACGCTCATCGAGAATCGACGCCAGTTTTTGACTATTACCGCGTTAATGCCGCCATTCGTCAGGCATTGCGCCCCCGCGTGGACCTCCCTTCTGGCGGCTATATCATCATCGAGCCCACTGAGGCGCTGACGGTGATCGACGTCAACTCGGGCTCGTTTACGCGCTCGGCCACCTCGCGCGAAACGGTGTTGTGGACCAACTGCGAAGCCGCGACTGAAATCGCTCACCAAATGCGCCTGCGCAATATTGCAGGGGTGATTGTGGTGGACTTCATCGACATGGATTCCCGTCGCGACCAATTGCAGGTGCTGGAGCATTTCAACAAAACATTGCGAGCCGATAAATCTCGTCCGCAAATTGCCCAATTGTCCGAGCTGGGGTTGGTGGAGTTAACCCGCAAGCGTCAGGGTCAAAGTTTGTACGAAGTTTTCGGTCGTCCCTGCCCCACTTGCGAAGGCTTGGGATTGTTAGCTCACCTGCCCGGAGCCCATCCAGAATTGGAGCAGACCCCCTTCGACCATTCGGTCACCAACGCATCGGCAGTGCTGGCCAGCAGTGTACCAGATGCTCCGGCAGCTACCGCAGGTACTCGAGTGGGGGGCGATCGCAACGGCGGCTCCCGCCGCAGAAGCACTTACTCGAATGGCGGTCGTTCGGCCACCCCCGTTCCCGAAAATCTCTATCAGGGGGGACGGCGGGGGCGGCGCAGCCCTGCAGCGCCCACTCGCAGCGAGACACCGACACCGACACCGACACCTGCACCCACTAAAGTCATCGAGCCTCCTCAAAAAAGTACGGTAGAAGAGGGTGCTGACCCGGCGAGCTCGCCCCCCGCGCCGACTCCGCGCAAAGCCCGCCGCAAGCTGATCAATATCGAGATGACCCCCCCACAGCAGAAGGTCTATTCGGAGATGGGAATTTCCCCATTGGCCCTGTTGGAAGAACCCGTGAAAACCGGACGGGACACAGTGGTAGCTGTATCTTTGCCGGGTCAAGCCCCTCTAGAGATTGACGGATTCGATCTCGACGACGAAGTTGAAGATCGAACAGAGGCCATCGACCTAGAGGCTGGGGAAGAAGTAGAACTGAATCCTTCTGATGAGGACCTCTCAGATGGCGACACAGACCCCACTGAAGAGCATGGGAGCACTGCAGACAGGGCTGACTTCCCAGACAGAGGATCTGCTGGAGCGTCGATTGAATCTGCAGAACCCTCAGAGGCAAGCGGCACCGAACCCGACTCGGACAGTTCGGAGAGCAGTTTGGCTGCCGAAGTCAAACCCAAGAAGCAATCGCCCGCTGCCTCTCGACGCAAGCGATCGCGGTCTTCCGATTGA